The segment gaaaaaataaaattatattatagcaTGTGAAAAACATagcaaatattatattattactgAATTTAAAAAGCTATTTGTATAGGGGAAACCACCTAGTAAATGTAGAAACAGCACACATGTAGTTTACAAAGACCCAAAACGGGACGAAATTCTCCAGCTATCCTCTTTTCATTTGTTGTCATCTCTCATCCACATCATTTTCCTTCTCTCACCCACCGTGAgaggaaagagaaagagaagatgatTCTGATGCTCTCTTACTCTCCGGCGATAATCTCAGCCGTTAAATATGTGGGGTCGTCTCCGTTCAACACTCGACGACTTTCTCAGCCTAGTATCTCCATCTCTAGAAACAAGAGCTTCTTCTTACACTTGACAGAGACGAAAgagaaaacaagaagaagaagaggagaagatggGAGAGTTTCGATCGTGTGTGACGCAGGAGGGATGTTTCCGGTGGACCCATGGGCTCCAACCATAGATTCACAGAGCATAGCATCGCAGCTCTTCGCGGTGTCTCTGTTTCCGTACATAGGTTTCCTCTACTTTCTCACCAAATCCAAAACTGCTCCAAAGCTCACACTTTTCGGATTCTACTTCTTGCTTGCCTTCGTTGGAGCTACGAGTAAGTAGAGCCTGTTTTTAGCGTTTTGCGTCTTGCTCTTCTGATAGCGTTTAGCGTTTCTTGATTTCCTTTTTGGCTTTGGTGATTTGATCAATTGAATTTGGGGTGTAAACGGTGCAGTACCAGCTGGAATATATGGTAAGTTTCTTCCACATTATATAAATTTCTCAGTTAATATAGATGGTGGTTGATCTTGGAAACTGATTGGTTTtctttggtttctttttttaatatttattggaTGAAAATGAAGCTAAGGTGCATTATGGAACATCATTGTCGAACGTTGATTGGTTACATGGAGGAGCTGAATCACTTCTTGCTCTCACCAATTTGTTTATCGTGTTGGGTCTCAGACAAGCTCTGAGGAAGTCTGAAGATAATGATGAAGAAACTCCAACAACAAGtcaacaagaacaagaaaaatCTTCAGTCTAGTAAAATATGGAAATGATATATATGTTCTTATTTTTTGGAATTctactttttttgtttaatagttAGGGGTTATAAATGATACCCTTTCCGTTTCATTTGTATTGTCGTTGTAGAATaacatttgtatttcaaaataaatattattttagtattttgacgtaaaatttattatttttatgctATATGATTCTTTATATTCTTCaaatctatttttaatttaatgattttttatttaaaagatatacaaaactaaatatattaaaatgaaatggAGGGAGTAGAACTCACCGGCATCAATCCCCCGTTTTGAACCGTAACTTATGGACAATGGCAAGCTTATAGTCCATATACACATGCGGGGCGCTAGTTAGATGCTCTTACCTCTGAATCTGTGATATTTGAATTATCTTTTGctatgctaaaatatatattacatgaaGGTATATATCGTATTGATGATATTTATTATGTTgcagcaaaaagaaaaaaaaaaagaattagacTCTTGTTCAAAGCTTTGACTGGAGGAAAAAAAACTCGGAATCAAAAAACATAAAGCATTTATTAAGCTAGTGCTAAATATGTTGGAGAACAGAATGACTCAAAAGAAACTCGTTGAAAGAGGAACAAATAATTGCATCAAGCTCATAAATTATTAGTTAagatttttgttaaatattagCTTAGTCATTAGTTAGATGATTAACTCACTAAATGTTATACGTACTTGTATATAAGTGTACACTACATTCTAATTAATGAACATAAACACGATTATACAAAAAGTAGCTTTGaaccaaaagcaaaaaaaataccACTATTCATGAAAagaagaataataaaaaaaaagtcaattGGCTTGACTAGTTAATCAATTTTGTGTGGATATATACACGTTAGTTTTGAAGTTTGAATACTGCGTTTAGGTTATTTTCTAGCGTGAAAGCCACATCATTACGAATTATCCTACGTTatactatcttttttttttttttttttgtaacacaaactTCCTTAAATCATCAGAGTATGTGGTTAAACCACTTGATACAAAGCCAAAGCCTGTTTAGCCAAACCATCTGCAACAGAGTTTTTTGCTCTAGGAATCCAACTAAAATAAACAGTTTCAAAAGCAAGACAGTTAATTCTAATGTCTGAGATGATCCCGTAGATCTCCGGAGGTTCCAACTTCGACCGTAGGGCTTTAATAAGTTGAGCAGAATCTGATTCCAGTCTGATGTGCCGGAGTCCCAGCTCTTTGCATTTCTTAACTGCCTCTCGCATGGCCAAACCCTCTGCGATGAGAGGGGAGCTTACAAAGCAGTTCACTGATTGGAAGTTCAGGGTTTCACTTGTTTTCCTGATTGACCATCCCAGTCCCGCAGTCCTTGTGTCGACTTTCCAGGCTGCATCAGTTTGAATCACAGCTTCTCGGGGGGAGGTTGTTCGGCATGCTTGGGGGTGTGGGCTCTGTCGCTGTTCCTTGCTCTGTGCGTTGAGCCATTCACGAGCTGCCGCCACTGCGTGGGTGATCACTTCTTCTACAGTGAACACTTTGTTGTTGAAAATCAATTTGTTACGTGCAGTCCAAAGCGCCCACACTATCCATGGTGCAAGTTGACCGTCTACAATCCCAACCGGTGGCAGGCAAGGGTTCTCAATAAGATGCGACCAATCGGTCCTCAAATCTAGTAATCTTCTCCTATCAACTTGTTGTAAAAAAGGAGCTTTTCTCCACACTTTCTCAGCAAATTCACATTGAAAGATGAGATGATCAATAGATTCGATATTACCGCATCTTTTGCATCGAGGGTCAATATTTATCTGTCTTGCCAGTAGTTTTTCGCCTGCCGGGAGAGCTCCGCGAAGTGCTTTCCACACAAGAATTTGAATCTTCGGTGCTGTCTTCAAGTTCCAAACGCATTTGTTCCAGTTGATGGTGTGCTCGTTCTCTAatctgtcttcttcttctttgcgtTTCTCCACCGCCGCCATATATCCCGATTTGATCGTATAAACTCCATCTCGGGTGTGAATCCAGAACCGTTTGTCAGGAGCCCCTAACGAGCTTGGCTTGATGCTGAGGATGGTGTCTGCCATAGCAGGGAATATTTGCTGAATCTTCGGGTGATCCCAAATAGTTGTGCCTTCTATCATCAGGTCAGAAACTTTGAGATTTGAGTGAGTCTCTAAGGCTGGTCCTATGGGTCTGGCCAGTCTCGTTGAGCTAAGCCAGGGGTCATCCCAGGCATGAATTGCTTTCCCGTCTCCCACCGATCATCCCATGTTTCGTACCAGTAGGTCTCTACCTATCAATATTCCACGCCAGCCATGTGACTCAACATTGCGATCCTGGCAGGTAAGGAAATCCACCTCTTGGCAGTATTTGTGAAATAAGATCCTAGCAAGGAGGCATGAAGGGTTGTGAAGTAGTCTCCAGCTCAGTTTGGCCAAGTAGGCGTCGTTGAAGCACTGAAAGTCCCTAAACCCGAGACCCCCTTTAGTTTTGGTTTCCGCCATATCGTCCCAAGAGACCCACGCCATCTTTCTATCACCAGAGTTTGAATCCCACCAAAATCTTGTTACTGCTGATTGTATCCGCTTACAGAGAGAGATCGGAAGCTTAAAACATGACATAGCATGTGATGGCATGGCGTTAAGCACACTCTTTAGCATCGTTAGTTTTCCAGCCGTAGATAAGAAGCGATTCTTAAAGCTCTTGGCCTTTTGCTTGATCTTATCAACGATTAAGGCAAATAAATCCTTCTTACGCCTGCCGAAGTGCTCGGGGAGTCCGAGGTATTTCCCAACACCACCTTCGTTTTGGATTTGTAGACAGTTTTTTACCCGGTTTTTGATTTGTGCTGGGGTTCTTTTCGAGAAAGAAACAGAGGACTTTGCTGCGTTGATTGTTTGTCCAGACGCTTCTTCATAGCAGAGGAGGAGTCGTCTAAGTGAGTTACTGGCTTCATCGGTAGCTTCTATGAAAAACATCGTGTCGTCCGCAAACAATAAATGGTTAACCCGCGGCCCTCCTCGAGCTACACTGATTCCTTTCAAGGTACCATCCCCTTGTGCTTTGTTACATAGTCCCGAGAGAACTTCACTACACAATATGAAAATGTATGGTGAAAGTTGGTCTCCTTGACGGATTCCTCTACTCGGTTTAACCCTTCCCCTAGGCGAGCCGTTGATAAGGAAGGAGTATGTAACAGTGGTAATACACTCCATGATTAATGTAATCCACTTCGGATGGAACCCCATCCTATGTAGCACTAGTGAGATAAATTCCCATTCGAGTCTATCGTAAGCTTTGCTCATGTCTGTTTTAACAGCCATAGCACAACGGACTTCAGCCTCCGACGATTTCAAATAATGAAGAACCTCATGTGTGATCAAAACATTATCGGAAATAGCTCTACCGGGCACAAAAGCGGACTGGTTTTCTGAGATGATTGAGGGGAGGAGTGGCTGGAGTCGCTTTGTCATGATCTTAGAAATGATCTTATAGTACACGTTGCACAGCGCAATTGGCCTGTACTCCATCACCGTCTGCGGGCGCTGCACCTTAGGAATGAGGCGGATGTGCGTCCCATTTATCTTCTCCGGGAGTGTGCCTAAGATGAAGAACTGTTGGATCTCAGTGGTTATGGAATTTCCAACACTCTCCCAGTTAGTGTGGTAGAAACCCGCCGAGAAACCGTCCGGGCCAGGGGCTTTGTCCGCATGAATCGAAAACACTGCTGCTTTAACTTCTATGGCCGTTGGCGGTTGAATCAGAATGAAGTTCTGTTCTTCTGTGATGACCGGGTCTAAAGCATAGCTCACTGTTTCCGTGCTATTTGTAGCTGAGGATGAGAGGAGCTTCCCAAAATACTCCACTATGACTTGGGCAATTTGTTCTTCTTTGTAGACCGGTGCTCCTTGCTCATCCTCTATCACCGAAAACATATtagctcttcttcttcctttagtGACTGAATGGAAGAACCCGGAGTTACGGTCCCCCAATCTGAGCCAGAGAAGTCGGCTCCTCTGCTTCCAATAAGCTTCTTCTGCGAGATAAGCTGCTCGTAAATCTGCTGTCACCTTCTGTATCAGCTCTGTGTCGTTCCTCTCATCAGTCAGAGCGGCTTCTAGCTCTGTTCTTTTTGCGTCGATGACCAGCCTGCTGTTTCTTTGCTGGTTCCTATTCCAGTGGGAGATGGCTTTTCGACTCTCTTCTATTTTTCCCTGGACTGTCAGCCTCGAGCCATTCTCCCAAATAGCGCGGACTAGCTCCCTAACTTCAGCATTGTCCTTCAGACGCCTGTCATAACGGAACAGGCCGTTTCGCTTTCTCTTGTGGGGCTCTAATAGGGTTATGATCGGCTTATGATCAGATCCTTCATAGTCCATATACTGGCTGCGTGCTGTAGGGTACAGCTCCGCCCAAGCAGTGTTAGCAACTGCTCTATCGAGTCTACACCTAACCAGGTGATCACCTCGCTTCCCTCTCCATGAGAGAGGATCGCCTGAGCTCTGAATATCATAGAGATCGCCTTCGGAGAAGAACGTTCTCAGGTCCGTGAACGAACCCTCTGGTCTTGCCGGACCTCCCGTCTTTTCCTCATTACTAATTATGTCATTGAAATCCCCGGTGACAAACCAAGGGCCACTGCGGGCCTCATTAGTGGTGATCAGTTGATCCCAAAACTGTCTtctgtttaaaatatttgtatcaCCATAGATGAAAGAGGCAAAGAAAGGTTTTCCTTCGAATGTAACAATCGTGTCAATCAAGTTATTAGATGAGCTTAACACTTCAATGTTTACATTTTCCTTCCATAAGAGAGTAAGGCCTCCCGCACAGACACCCGTAGGCGGGATGATATGATGAAAGGCGTAATCTAACTCCTGCGTTTTCGAGAGAACCGTTTCCGTGGGATTTTTTGTTTCAGAGAGAAAAATTATATCTGGTCCAATAGACCGTTTAATCTCTCTGAGTCTTTGAACTGTCTCGGGACTCCCCAACCCTTGACAGTTCCATCCCATTATTTTTAAGGAACGAGAGTTGATGGATTGTGAAAATCCATCCTTCTCTTCGACTTTGGTGGTAGCAGTGAACTAATGGGTTGGTTTTCATAGCTCTGGCTGGAGTTTGCTTGTCTAGCTTGGCCTTTAGATCCTCCTGCCACATCTTTTCCACCGTTTGCCCCTCTTGGAGTTTGAGTTATGCCCTTTGCCGTTCTTCTTTTCCCTGGCTGAGCCTTCTGAGAGACTCTCCTCTTAGCCGCCAATGGTCCTGTTATCTTCAGAGGGCTTTCTTGTGTCCTCCTCTTCCCCGGGGGCCTGCCTGGTTTTCGCTTTGTCGGGGGTTCAGGGTTTCCATCAGTTCTTGTTTCCTCTTGCGAAGAAGGTCCAAGTCTGAGAACTGCTGGGATTCTAGCTGGAATCTCCACTGGTGGTGACCTTGCAGGTGTTGTGCCTTTGGAGGCTTGGACCATTCGGATTGCAGTTTCTTCTATTTCACCTTGGGCCTCAGCCAATCGCATCCGTTCTTTTCTTGCGGCACTCTCTGTTGGGTCTGCACAGGCCGTATATTGTGCCATTGCCTCCCGAACTTCAACTATTGCCAACTCCACTGCGTCTTTGGGAACAGAGTTTGGATTCCCCGTAGGAGGAGCCCCTCCTACTAAAGGACTAAGCTCTGCGCTGTTTCTAGCTGGTTCCGTGCTAGGTTCATTCCCCTCCCTATGACTGCCAAACCCTTGGCTTCTAGTGCTTCTAGCTCTGCGATCTGACCCCTGCTCTTGGGAGTTAGTGTCTTTAGAGATTGGTTTATGAACTCGTTCCTGCGAGTTTTGATCACGGGGTTGATAGCTCGTTTGCACATGTCT is part of the Brassica rapa cultivar Chiifu-401-42 chromosome A09, CAAS_Brap_v3.01, whole genome shotgun sequence genome and harbors:
- the LOC103838208 gene encoding uncharacterized protein LOC103838208 — its product is MILMLSYSPAIISAVKYVGSSPFNTRRLSQPSISISRNKSFFLHLTETKEKTRRRRGEDGRVSIVCDAGGMFPVDPWAPTIDSQSIASQLFAVSLFPYIGFLYFLTKSKTAPKLTLFGFYFLLAFVGATIPAGIYAKVHYGTSLSNVDWLHGGAESLLALTNLFIVLGLRQALRKSEDNDEETPTTSQQEQEKSSV